The following nucleotide sequence is from Dehalogenimonas formicexedens.
TGAGGCAATTCAATTTGATAAGAGCTTCCGTGTCGGTTAGACTAACTACTCCGGGCTTGGTTCGATCAGTTGACAGTGCTTAATTATAAGGAAAGACATGGAATACGAAATCGCCGTTACACTCCTGGCTATTACCCCCGATGCCGAATCTCTGACCGAACAGGCGGGCAGGCTGTGTTATGCCAGCGGCGACAAGCTGGGAACCAAGGAAGGGTGGCTTCAGGCCCGGATCAAGCAGGGTCATGAAAGCCTGATCGAACACGCCTCGGCGACCTTTTATATCAAGGCGTCCCGCGCCCTGACCCACGAACTCGTACGCCACCGCATCGCTTCCTACTCCCAGCGCAGCCAGCGCTATGTCAAGGAATCGGTAGCAGATTACATAACGCCACCGGAAGCGGCCGGCGACGATGTTATCGCCAGAGTTTATAAAGAATCCATGGAAGCTTCATGGAAGGCTTACGGCGAACTTCTCCAGGCGGGGGTGAAACCGGAGATCGCCCGCTACGTTCTGCCCAATGCCTGTTCGACGGAGATCATCTGCACCTGGAATTTCCGGGAGATCCGGCACATTATCAGGCTGCGCACGGGACCGGCCGCTCTGCCTGAGATGCGGGCGGTGGTCGCCAAAATAAGAGAAATCATGCGTGAGAAAGCCCCGGGAGTCTTCGGAGACATGTAGGCCGCCGGGTTCGTCAGACCTCACTGAATTCTAATAAATCAAGAGCCAGGGCTTAAGCCCTGGCTCTTTCGATGCTCCCGGTGTTCGAAACAATTAGGGTTTAACGACGAACCAGACGCCACCCACCCCGTTGCCCACCGTATCGCCAGATGCTTTGTCATAGATGCTCAGATACAGGGGATATCCTTTGTACGTAATCTGCCTTACGCCGCTATCCCTGGTGAAGATGCCAAAATCGGCAGGGCTGAGCCCGGCTCCGACGGTAAGGGTCGGCACAAAAAACACCGGCCAGGCGGTTATCGTTTCATCCGGCAGGTTGCTGAAGTTCGGCCGGTCGCTGGTGGTGTAATAGAGGGCGAAGCCTCGGCTGTCGACAAGGTAATTGCCGACGCTCGTCTTGACCGCGACATTGACGGAAAAGGCGTAAGTGACCGGGGGTTGCGTGGTGGTCACGGGGGGAGTGGTTACCGGAGGGGTCGTTGCCGGGGCAGTCGACGTTGGCGGCGCCGTGGTAGTCGCGGGAGGGGTGGTGACAGTGCCGGATGTCGTCGCCGGAGCCGTGGTGGCTGGCGGCGTGGTGTTATTCGAAGCGGGCGATGTGGTCGCGGCATTCGATCCGCACCCGGCGATGGTCAAGAGCGTTATTAATGAAGCCATGGGAATCGCGAGCCTGAGATGAACAGGTCTGTTTTTCACTTTTATACCTCTGCTGTTTTTTGCGTTTAAGCTTACTTAATGAATTATCGCAGCAGAAACAAGTTTGCGGTATCAGTATGCCTACGCATTTATCGGGATACATGCCCTTAATATTTGTTGCCCTTAAGTATT
It contains:
- the thyX gene encoding FAD-dependent thymidylate synthase, which encodes MEYEIAVTLLAITPDAESLTEQAGRLCYASGDKLGTKEGWLQARIKQGHESLIEHASATFYIKASRALTHELVRHRIASYSQRSQRYVKESVADYITPPEAAGDDVIARVYKESMEASWKAYGELLQAGVKPEIARYVLPNACSTEIICTWNFREIRHIIRLRTGPAALPEMRAVVAKIREIMREKAPGVFGDM
- a CDS encoding COG4315 family predicted lipoprotein, whose amino-acid sequence is MTTTQPPVTYAFSVNVAVKTSVGNYLVDSRGFALYYTTSDRPNFSNLPDETITAWPVFFVPTLTVGAGLSPADFGIFTRDSGVRQITYKGYPLYLSIYDKASGDTVGNGVGGVWFVVKP